One window of Rhizobium leguminosarum genomic DNA carries:
- a CDS encoding TetR/AcrR family transcriptional regulator: protein MSQESNATPKKRGRPPSAAAQRRALEAAHEILMAEGFGRMTIEAVAARSGVGKPTIYRSWANAQELAMAALLVNRLPEAEVGGGTAQAALGAQMSGLVTAFASTRGRQITMALAAADPESEFTKAFRNQVILSSRNAGRVILEEALARGEIVPPLDMEALLDMIYGPVFFRLLVGHRPVSEEFGDAIVRTALRAVAPSGARDPRVAMGEADIPSVRS, encoded by the coding sequence ATGAGTCAAGAGAGTAACGCAACACCGAAGAAACGAGGGCGGCCGCCAAGCGCTGCCGCGCAGAGGCGTGCCTTGGAGGCCGCCCATGAAATCCTGATGGCCGAAGGTTTTGGCCGCATGACGATCGAAGCCGTGGCGGCGCGGTCCGGTGTCGGCAAGCCGACGATCTACCGCTCCTGGGCCAACGCGCAGGAACTGGCGATGGCCGCCCTTCTGGTCAACCGGCTACCGGAAGCGGAGGTCGGAGGGGGCACGGCGCAGGCGGCTCTCGGCGCGCAGATGAGCGGACTGGTGACTGCCTTTGCGAGCACGCGCGGGCGGCAGATCACCATGGCACTCGCGGCCGCCGACCCGGAAAGCGAATTCACCAAGGCCTTCCGCAATCAGGTGATCCTGTCGAGCCGCAACGCGGGTCGTGTCATCCTGGAGGAGGCTCTGGCTCGGGGAGAGATCGTTCCGCCGCTTGATATGGAGGCGCTGCTCGACATGATCTACGGACCGGTCTTCTTCCGGCTGCTGGTCGGCCATCGCCCGGTCTCGGAGGAGTTCGGCGATGCGATCGTCAGGACCGCGTTGCGGGCCGTTGCACCGTCGGGGGCGAGAGACCCTCGCGTCGCGATGGGCGAAGCTGACATCCCGTCTGTCAGAAGTTAG